The genomic DNA ATACCCATGCGGTTCATCTGCACACCCAGGTTCAGAGCGGTCTGTCCaccgaaggaaaggaagatagCGTCCGGTCTTTCCCTCTCAATGACGTAGGTGACATATTCAGGAGTAACTGGAAGGTAGTAAACTTCGTCTGCAAGCTTGTGATCGGTCTGAATCGTTGCGATATTAGGGTTGATCAAAACGGACTCCACTCCAGCTTCTTTAAGAGCCTTGAGAGCCTGGGAGCCTATAACATTCGAAAACCAGCATTAGTTACCGTTATTGAGTTACAATACCCAACCGTCCCGACTGTATCTCGGTCGCCGCTGCGCTCATTTCCAACCGATTGGTACAGCTCCCTCGTGCCAGGTTTCGATGTTTAATTGCACAAATGAGGAGATCATCCAATTGGTACAATGGATAGATGATAGCCGAGGCCGTATCGgataatatagatatactGGACTTTATAACTTACCGGAATAGTCAAACTCTCCAGCCTGTCCGATACTCAGACCACCACTACCGATAACAAGGACCTTCTTCACATCGACCAGATTGCGACCTGGCTTTACGATGCCACTGGCAAGGTAGCTTTCAGCGGAGGGGGCATTTGTCGACTCCGACGCCAGGCGACTAATTGCACTAGAGAAGGAGCGAAGCTGCTGGGGCCTCCATGGCGAAGGGGTCTTCTGCTGCAATCGCAGACTCGATGCCGCCGAATGGGCAGTAGTTTGAGAGGAAAATGGGCGCAGAGCAAGTGTGGATCGGCGAGATTCAGCCAGACAACGCTGACGCAGAAGGGAGGCCGTGGCCTGCCCGCACCGAGTAGTGAGAACCATTGCGCAGGGCGCTGGtatggaaggggaaaaggaatcTAGAAGTCAATTCCCGGAGATATCCAAGGAAGACGGTGTATGGTCTCTACTGTCGTTTGACTGTATGAGTCTGCCTTTTTTGGCACCCTGTTATCCCGCTTTATGCCACACGCCCAGTACACAGGGGAGGACTAAAGGAAGAACGGGATGAATGGCCAGGGAGTTGGGGGAGAAAGTAGAGTAGTcagaggtgaagaagataaagaaaggacagaagggaagaaaaaaggttAAAAAGGTCTTGGTAGGGCGATGAGTCAATGCACTACAGTGAGCACTTCTGGAGACACCAAGAAACCAGGATAGACGACATGGAACCCCCGAAAACGCGAAAATGCCCCAACCTCCAAGCCGATAAGAGCTCCGGTGTGCGGAGCCATCAGCTTTTTTTGCGttttttctctgtctcttttccccatcgGGATGCGGCAGGGTCACCGCCCGATAGTGCCACCAATCAGAGGGCTGGACTAGGGCTGCGGTAAGTGCAGGAGATCATAAAGACCAGAGCTGCAAAAGACACTAGACTCTCTAGTTCCTGGCGGCGCTAACCACTTTACGCCTAGTTGTATGAGTCAATGGCCTACTATGGAGAACCGGGTATGGGGACTCTTGAATCTTGAATAATGATAACTCATAATGCCGGTTGAGATATTCAAGATTATAATTTACCATGACCCATTGGAATTGATCTTCACCATCAATGGTTTGGTTGACCAGCCAAATCCCCCCTCAATGGCTCTGAAAATCAGGGTCAAGGGCTGCAAATCCTCGCACAAAAAAAATTTTTGACTAAATTGCAGATCAGCCCTCTTTGCAGGATTCTATCAGTTGAGTGGTGTCTCCGCTACAGAGTGCTCGCTACCGCGCTAATGGCAGCTAAGCACGGGAACACCGGCATTCGGAGTCCCCACGTTATCTTTTGGAACCAATGTTGGCATACATTGCCGGAAGTACATCCCTGCTATTATTTCCCATCGAATCATGGTTTCTTGACAAGATAAGATGTACTTTCTTAGTTCAGGGTTGCTACTAGCTTGTTCCATCTAATGGCTCTATCATTCCGTGACTCCTATTTGTCCGTCAAGCTTAGCCCATGGCCCTTTAGCCCTTGGTCTCGCGTGCGACCTGGATGACTCTGCCTCATCTTGTTCTACCTTGTTCCGCAAACCTTCCTCTAGATCCTGGTTTAATATGCCGTAAACTTCTTGCAAGGCCTGCTCCGCATCTTGGGCGGCTTCGATACCGTCTTCCAGGTTGTGTTCCACATTTTCGCGTTCACTGGTCCCTGCCGCTTCCGACGCAAAGGCCCATGCTTCAGCTAGTGCAACGACCTCATCAGGTTTGGCTGGCTCCACCGGCGTAGTAGCATAACGGGCATTTATAGCCGCAGTCGCATGTTTAAATCGTGGCTGCCGAGCAGGCATAGGGTACTCCGGAAGAAGGCGACTTTCATCTCTCAGCCGATTCAGGATGCGCAGAGTCgtggatttttcttttgcaaGAGTCCCAGTCAGGTAGAATTTCTGCAAAGCTAGTGCCCGTTGGCATTTCGAAAGTGGGAGGAGTTGCTCATCCGCAAAAGATAGGACATCCACTGGCTCTAAGGTTGGCGTTTCCTCTGGAGTAGTTTTTCGTTTCTCAGTGGGGCGACTTGCAGGTTGCACAGAGCTGGTACCAATGGGCTGGCACGCCCTAGAGGCAGCATCGAGAAGACGCTTGCGAGCATCAACGTAGGCGGCATACTGTTCTGCGATCTGTGCTTTCTGGTCTTCCAGCAAATTGGCCGACTTCTCGATTTCCTCGGGAGGCAACTCCTGAACAGGACCATCCTCGTTGTTCCCAACACTCCCCAATTTTTCCTCGACCCATTGTACCAAGACATCTCGGGTTTTCTGGAGCGCAGTAACCTTCGCGCCAGAGGCAATACCATCATTCTCAGAACCATCCTCAGTATCATGCTGCGCCTTCAGCTCCTCAAGTagtctcttttctctctctaacTGATATCTCGCGCGTATCACGGCCCTTTCAAGGTTATGCATCAAGTCCTCAATTCCAATCTCGGAAGCGCATCCAttctgatcttcttccaaatctGGCTGCAGGGCAGACTGTTGGCTGCGATTTCCTATACGATCAAAGTCCTCTGGTTTGATTATATCTCGATTCTTAAGCTCTTCCAAATAACGCTGAAAGACTTGGAGCTTCGCATGTTGGCGACGGTCACGGAGTAGTTCGAGATAAGCTCGGAGTTCTGAGTTAGGGTCAACGCGGTGTGCGTTGACGCCACCAGAAGGTTGGCCCTGTGTCTTCCCAGAAGTATACCTCTCGGACACCAAACGGTACTCCTTCCTTGCGTTCACATTTGCCTTCAATgctagtagatattcctttcTTAGCCCCGTCAATTCTGGAGGAATATGCTTCACATCGACGACGGCATCTTGAGGTACGCATAAAGAGAGATGAGATCGGGCATGGGCATTTGGGTAGTCTGGATTATCATCGGCAAACGTAATTTGTGATCGGAGGTAGGAGGTTAAGACTTGTCGAATGCGTAGTGCTTCCTGGCGACTTTTGATGTAAGGAGCAAGCGGTTTTGCGAAGGCAGGAATGTGCGCAGGGATAGCGGAGTCGTCATTGTGATGGGCCATAGATGGGCGTAGGTATGAGCGGTGGAGGTCCAGCGCCGTAATCTGAAACGTCGAGGGGGAAACTTATTCCTGTTGACGGCTCTCTGAAGGTATGATATTCAATACCCCGGATTCAagttgtttgtttctcttgtttgtttgatgATGCCACTTGACATTAGGTAAGCCAGCCCACGGCTCAGTGATCCACGTGATTGGTGCCGGCCAGCGTTGTTTTCTGTATACAGAATGATAGTACACATTCGTACCTACGTCGTATGAATTTATCGAATTGTATGGGGTCGATGTGGAGCGAGACGGTGTGAGGCGAATTGTTCTAAATTAAGAAGCCTTCTCGCCTCGCAGATGTGGTGCTGTTAGTTTCAACATGTTTGAGACAGGAAAATATAGaccaaaaatatatacctCCCCAGATTTAACAATCACACACTTTAATCGTCTAATATTAGCAGTAGGTCATACTCACTAAAAAAGACATCAGTACCACCGTGCCCCTCTTCGAGCCATTCCGTCAGCGATCATGTAGATACTTGGTTGCAGTaaccaaccaaaaccaaagataCCCTGGTTCGGATCTTCGGGCAACTGTTTCAAGGATCCTTAGCCCTGTCATTTCATTGTTTAGTGCAAAATGAGTAATAAAGTAAAGCCTCGGGTCCGGAGGAGAAATATGGACAACTCTAAAACGAACTGGCCCTCCTTTCATCGTTAGACAGGCAGAAAACATTACCAGAGCTCGATCAAGTTGCATTGTTGATAGGTCTCATGCATGCGCACTGTTAATAAGGTATCTGGGCTGggaattctttcttttgcagCTCAAAGAGTGGTCCTGGGGTTTGGTATGCTTTGACCCTTTGGAATCTCAATCaaggggggaggggattTCTCTTGTCGTTAACTTTCATATATAGTCCGTCTACTtactcctctctctcttgtaCGGTAACATCCACCCCTTCGCTTCTACTTGAACGAATTTATCGCTCAACTTTCTGGTCTTTTCCCCATCGGTCCCAATCTCGTGATCTATCATAATCCTTCATAGAATGGCACCAGAATTGGCCTCCGTGCCCATTTCTACTCCAAGATCACGGCCCCGAGCTGCCACGGCGATGCAACCAGCCACTACACCGCCAGCCATCTCTTCTCGACGTCCGTCGCAAGTAATGAGTCCTCCTGCTCTCCCACTTGCGCCGGTTGCATATACAGGGAGCTCTGGGCCTGGAGGCAATGACCATGGCAGTGTGAGATCGGCTTCCGGTAAGCTGCCATTTTCGCTTTAGATTGGAACTCTCGAGCTGAACTACTTCAAGGCCCACTGAGACATCCAAAGCCCCTCACGCCGTCCGACATCCACTCGATGCttgaacaagaacaagaggcaATGGTATCCAAATTTAACAGCCCATAAGGTCGCATATACGTACTGACTTGAGCTCAAAGGTTAATCGTCTATCAAGAGAGTTGTCTCTGCTCCGACAACAGACAGCTTCTGTCGcatcgacaacatcctcTACATCTACCACCCTCAACGAGCCGTCAGATACCCTGCAGGCTTCTTACTTATCTTCCTCAGCGCATTCCACTGTATCACGGCGCCATCGTTCCTCGTCAAGCCTGAGCTCCTCGTACATCCCAGCCGTCCAGGGCTCAAGAACAGGAAGCGGTGCTGGGATCACTCCCTCGCGAGATGTTCCTTTAACGTCTTCCCGTCCGGGTCGGAGTCGAGAGCCGTCCTTTACCTCTCCGCGACAGTCAGAAGGAACGCTGCCACTATTTCCTGCATCAGCACAGCAGCCACAAAGTGATCAATTCTCGAATTTTGTCTCCGGGCCGCATCCGTACCCCCATCGTAACTCGCTCTCTCAACAACGGTCACGAACTACTTCTATATCCCGCCCGGATGAGATAGCACGACAACGTGGGGAGTTGGAGATACTCAAGCGGGAAAATGAAGGACTCCGGCGCCGTGTTCGAGATCTTGAGCTCGTTCTTCGAAAACATCGCGAACGGGAGCCGGATGCGACAGACCAAGTAGCATCTGGAACCATTGCAGCTATTACAGATGTGTTGGACAATGCTTCCGTAACAAAAGTGGATGGTACCAACTGAGGCGGCGAAGAAACCctctttgttattgttgaGTGATTATCTGTTTAGTTAGGAAGGAGGGTCCTAGAGGGATCCAGGAACAGGTAATGCTAAGAAATTGTCTATTCGCTTTCGCTCGCATTCTTAGCCATTCTTCCACCCGCCGATCCGCTATTCAAAAATAGCCgttctattctctttttcttcggaaAATACTTCTGCCTTCTAGCACCAGCCATCCACATCATAATTACTTGCCGTCACATGTTGATGACGACTCCCCACTGTGGCTGTGCAACGTGCCCCTCTCTCCCACGTCATCTGTGGCTCGACTGCTCCGCTCAAATAAATACTCCTGAAttgttcttccattcctatAACTCTCTATTATTTCAATTGCACCCCCTGCTGATATACCGATCTTGATATATTCTCTACCGAAAACCACATTCCATCGTCACCATGTCTGAACGCAGCACAGTCCATGTCTCGGGCATCGCGCCCGCCACCTCCGAGAAGGAAGTCCGGGACTTCTTTAGCTTCTGGTAAGATCACACTCTTTTTATGTTTCTAGACATTTGACACGACTAACAGCTATATAGTGGCAAGATTACCTCCATCTCTGTGACTCCAGTTTCTGGTGAGTCAGGTGCTTCCAAGTCCGCAACCGTGACTTTCGAGAAAGAAGCGTAAGCCTTACCCCGCACTAGCTCGCTGGCTCTTATAATCCGAGCTTTGAAAGACGACCTTGGATGGAATTCACTAACTATGGTTTAGGGCTGCCAAGACTGCCTTGCTTCTGGATCAAACTCAGCTGGGAGGTTCTGCAGTGCACGTCGAGGCTGCCCAGACCCTCGACGACATCGCCGGTTCCCAGGCCGCCAGTGCAGGAGAGGCCAGGGATGAGAACCACCATGAGATCTCGCAGGAAGACAAGCCCAAGTCCCGAATCTTCGCCGAGTACCTTGCTCACGGCTATGCACTGAGCGACAACGCAATCCAGAAGGCTATTGCCCTCGACCAGAAGCACGGTTTCTCCAACCGCTTCACCTCGGCTCTGTCCAACTTTGATCAGAAGTACAAGGCCACGGACCGCGCCAGAGGAATTGATGAGAGCTACAAGATCAGCGACAAGGCTGCCACTGGTTGGCACGGACTCCACTCATACTTCGAAAAGGCTCTTGGTACACCATCAGGTCAAAAGCTTCGTGATTTCTACGTCCAGACCGATAAGCAGGTGCGGGACATCCACGCTGAGGCCAGGCGCTTGGCAGACCTGAAGAGTGGAAAGACCACTCATGAGGGTGAGGCCCCAGCTGCCGGTGCAGAGGCCTCCGGTGCCGTTCCCGcagctgctgctcctgcggCTCCTGCGGCTCCCGCTGCCCCAGCCGAACCTGCCCCTGCGGCGAGCCAGCCCGCTGGAACCGCTGCCCCTGCCGAGCCTAAGGCATAATGAATTGACGACGTACTGAATTTAAACTGGGATGCTGTCTGATTTGTGTTTCCTGTATTCTGATGTGCGTTTTTGAACAAGCTGTCTGGAACAGGCTTATGTCAAATAGCTACTATTCTAATCAGTTATTCTTCGAATACCACTGTGCTTAGTACCAAGCTGCAGAATGATTGGGCAAACATGATCCACAAAACAAAATGAagtagatatagtatatattaaACTTCTCTTGCGCAGCAATAGTAGAATACACCAAGCACCTTACAACCACCTTCCAAGCTATCTAGACTTAaacttaaaaagaaaataaaagaaaataaaaaagccTTTCTAATCCATTCACTCATATTGAAAAAGGAACCCAATCATGAAAAATTACATATATGTAAACAACATCACACATCAGTCTATTAATTCCCCGTCCCCTTCTCAAACTTCTTCgcctcgatatcctccaaGGGATGTTTCGGGTTACTCTCGAGTCCATGGAGCTTAGTATCCTCCGACGCTCCCTTAGAATCACCATGGATGCCATGCTGGGTGTGACCCGAGGCAACGGGGTCCTGTTGCTGGGCGCCGGTTTGTTTCTCCGGGGGAGGAGACTGGCGGCCGGAGTTGGGGGCGGACATTTTTGGTGTTTTGGATTTGTTGTTTCGAGTGTAGAGAGTAGAGGGAGGTGAGTTGTACTCTGGGAGGGTTGTATGGTTAGATTTTGTAGAGATTTGGACGGTGGGGGGTGTTGCGTACTGAACCTGGACTTTGGTTTTTGGGGTGGGTGAGATGAAGGGGTGGTTTGTTGTCTGGAAGGATGGAATTGGGTGAGGATTTGGTGTTTAAGTAACTGCCATTGTGTTTAGGAACTGAGATTTATGATGCCAAGTTAGTCGTTGTATCATCATGATGACGTCTGTCTGGTGGTATCTGGTTCCACTGCTGGCGATGGTGTACACCGGCGTTGTAAGTTAGCTATCTTATGTTGAGGCATATTGTCATTGATGCCCTACGTTTCGCCATGTGGCAGAACATTTTAGGCCGTGAAAGGTGTGCTATATGAGATTCAGGTCATGAACTCATGGGAGTTGTGCAATATCTGATATTTACTTCGGTACATGTTCGGATGCAGATTGTGATGGCGTCATACGTCATATTGTTTGCTCTGTTTGCTTAGCATACCACGTGATCTATGTAACATGCGAGAATTGGTTGAATGAGTATGGAATCCGCTCCGGAGATAGTTTCCGGCTTGTTTTgatatttctttcttgaagacTGACTGTCTTGGTTGTCTCCCGAGCATGAAATTGGATGATCTGGGTCATCTGGATATGGGCATCGGTCAACTGACGGAATTAATTGGGGATATCAGTGTTTGTAAATGCGTGGAGTACAATTGGAATGAGGCatagtgaagagaagacTTTTGGGGACATTCGGAGGAACGACAACCATGGATAACGGTAATGATTGCgtcaaggaaaaggaaacgatctaaacaacaaaagaaacaaaagaaaaaggcgtTATAGCGTATCCAGCCTGTCGCTCCATTAGACCGGCGACCTGAGATATCTCAAAAAGGTGAAGGCTGCTCCAAAAACAGACATTCGAACTGGATTGGCATCTTTTATATCGTCATCGGCATCCAACAGAAGTCAACTGGTTCATTTCGTCGACCTGCTGGCTTCTTTTAGTTCTTCTATATTTCTAATTTCCATTGGTCTGGATCCCCGCTGCCGCAGCTTCTGCGTtggcagcagccaaagcctTGGCATCGGCTTCATGGAAGACAGCCTGTAGCACTTGCTGCTCCTCCGCATTCAGGATCTTCGTCAAGTTCTCATACAGTTGTGGCTGTTCCTGCTGAAGACCTGTAACATAGTTAGCTAACGGATTTCGATGCGTGGAAAATGGATGATACATACCCATGAAGACGTGCTTGAAAAGGCCATATGGCTCGATCTTGTCCAATGGGGTCTCGAGAAGGCTTTCCTCGTccaagtcatcttcatcatcatctgcaaaGGAGCCGAACTTCTGGGCCTATTTATCCAGTCAGTCGATAAAATTCCACGACGTTCGCAGATGAGCTAGCTCACCTCTTTATTCAAGAAATCAAGGTATGCGGCGCTCTCATCTTGAACATCGCCCTCAGGGCCACCCTCGGTCTCATCTTGATCGGTCCACTCAATTTCTCCATCCCAGTCGttatcctcatcaccctcgtcatcctcgtcgtcgaaGGTGAAGTCTGACTCTTTAGTTGCATCTTCGCGGTCTGTGCAGCGTAAGTATTATATCTCAAGGGGGGCAAGGGAAGCAACATACTCTTAAGCGCAGCAGGCAGTGTCTGGAAAAGCCTGGTCACTCCCTGAAGCAATCTAGGCCAACCTTGCTGCACACTCGCGGGAACATCGCCAGCGTTCAATGTCAGAAGCGAGCTAATTGCTGCAATGGAGAGCTTCTTGTCATGAACTCTGCGGAAGTTGTCGATGTTGGAGAACCAGGCGCTGAAGAACTTGTTCGTCCAGCCCTTAGCCTCCAGAACCTGAAGACTGAGAACAGGATTATAATAGATAGCGTTAATCACCATCTCAATCAGATGGATGCGGTAGGATTTAGTCTTCGCCTCGTCAGCGTCGAGCACGCGCATCGGCAACTCAATGAACAGAGGGATGTATTGGTCAATGCCGCCGCGAAGGTTCAGCATCACAGTCTCTGCTAGCTTGCAACCGCAGATCCGGTCCACACCGCCAACCTTCTCATCGCGGAAGATGTCTTCAACCATACTGACAACAGCCGCAAGGTAGGCTGGGTTCTGAACCATCATCTGAGAGCCATATGCGACATAGTTGTCAAGTGCGGGCAGCATGTCCTCCAAGTACAATTCAGCGCCCGCTTTGAAGGTCTTGTGAATAAGCTCGAACGCTTGCCACATAGTGGGAGAGATGGACTTAGATGCAAAGGTGCAACTGTCGATAATCTCGAAGATCTCGTTGTAGAGGTCATATAGCTTGTTCTCAAGCGTGATGCTGATGACAGGCATGAGAATCGTTTCGAGGTGCAGAAGCACATCGGGGGTGCTCTCCAGAGTGAGAATGAGGGTTCCAATAGTCTGCAAGACACCAAGGGCAGTGATACTCTTATCATCCAAGAAGTCACCATATTCATCGTCGCCCTTGGCGGcgtttctttccagaagtTCACCAACAATACGCATGTATGTGTCACGAAGCTGCTCGCTCAATGCCACAGCGAACGGAGTGAGCTCAGCAGAGAACACTTCGACGAAATCTTCCATAACGTTGGCCAAGGCATCCACATCGACCTCATTGGCGAGTTTGAGAAGCTGCTGCATGATCTGAGGAATGTTCTGCTGCATCGAAGTGCGAATGATATCGTGGCGGATAAGGGGTTGCAAAGCAAGGGCCGCTTCAACCCTGACAGGAAGTTCAGGATCGGTCATCGATTCAAGGATATTGCGATAGATGATCATGAGGTTGTTCGGATCCTGGAAGTCGAGCTGCTCAAACTTCTCTAAAGTGTCGCATGCGCGAGCTCTGAGGAAGCCGTGAGGACTGCGGAATTCAGGGAAGACGTGACGGACAAAGAAGTATTCAACCTGATCCGCGATAgggctcttctttccaaggatAACTGAAGCCAAGGAACCAATCATCCGCAGGgcaccttctttctccctaGGAAGCTTCTGGTCATCTGGAGCAGCCTCGTACTTGCTGACGACGCCGTTGACGAACGTAAGGATCGAGAATGTCTGCTTCTTGCGATTCTTCGTGAGAGCGACAAGGAAGTTTGTTGCTGCAACATCGGGCGCGGAAACCTCCTCGTAGTAGTTCAGCTTACGGTGGAGATACTCGGAGGGGTCGGTCTGGAACAGTTCAATGTCTTCGTCGGATTGGCAAAGGATAgggaagatgaagtgagCGATCAAGTTGTCCATGTGTGGCTTGAGGTGGTCCCACATCGCCTTCGGTTTGACACATTCTTCCATATAGACCAAAGTGTAGGCGAGGGCAGGGTTGCTAAGCCACTGGCCCTTGGAAACCCACTTATCGATTTCCTGCAGATATCCCTTGAGAATTTCCGGAGCGAAGGTGGCAATGAAGTTCTTGGCATACTGGGTATAATCAGGCGTGCTCGACTTGGTCATTGTGGTGGGGTTTCCGTATCTATGAAAATTAGGAAGTGCTAATCTCTCTCAACGCAAAATACTCACCTGATAAAGAGGCGGTTCAGGTTGGCGTAGGACCATTTCTTACACTTCCACCAGTGGTTAAgctccctctcttccttaGATTCCAACATGGAGTTTGCAGGAGGATCCTTTGCGATAATTCTGAGGAACAGTGTGCACCAGTCGACAGTCGCTTGATGTGTTTGCAGGAACGGTGAGAGCTCGAACTATTCATTTTCAGTCAGCCCTAATCCAATGTTCGTCTCCAAAGTTTAGTTCACCCACGTAAATGGCATGTTTGTAGGACTTGACGACAATTCGGAGCATCTCAGCAGCCTCCAAACTTTCTTCATCGACAAGTTTCAAGCCGATGTTAAGCAGCTGAGGGAACGTATGCTCAACAATCTTATCaaactcctccctcttctcaCCAGCCTTGAATCTATACACACGGCAGATGGCCAGCAAACACTGCAGACCAGCATAGACCGAGCTTGCATCGTTGGTGCCTA from Aspergillus oryzae RIB40 DNA, chromosome 7 includes the following:
- a CDS encoding uncharacterized protein (predicted protein), whose amino-acid sequence is MQLDRALVMFSACLTMKGGPCVIVKSGENNSPHTVSLHIDPIQFDKFIRHYPNAHARSHLSLCVPQDAVVDVKHIPPELTGLRKEYLLALKANVNARKEYRLVSERYTSGKTQGQPSGGVNAHRVDPNSELRAYLELLRDRRQHAKLQVFQRYLEELKNRDIIKPEDFDRIGNRSQQSALQPDLEEDQNGCASEIGIEDLMHNLERAVIRARYQLEREKRLLEELKAQHDTEDGSENDGIASGAKVTALQKTRDVLVQWVEEKLGSVGNNEDGPVQELPPEEIEKSANLLEDQKAQIAEQYAAYVDARKRLLDAASRACQPIGTSSVQPASRPTEKRKTTPEETPTLEPVDVLSFADEQLLPLSKCQRALALQKFYLTGTLAKEKSTTLRILNRLRDESRLLPEYPMPARQPRFKHATAAINARYATTPVEPAKPDEVVALAEAWAFASEAAGTSERENVEHNLEDGIEAAQDAEQALQEVYGILNQDLEEGLRNKVEQDEAESSRSHARPRAKGPWAKLDGQIGVTE
- the vip1 gene encoding putative actin cytoskeleton protein (VIP1) (predicted protein); this encodes MSERSTVHVSGIAPATSEKEVRDFFSFCGKITSISVTPVSGESGASKSATVTFEKEAAAKTALLLDQTQLGGSAVHVEAAQTLDDIAGSQAASAGEARDENHHEISQEDKPKSRIFAEYLAHGYALSDNAIQKAIALDQKHGFSNRFTSALSNFDQKYKATDRARGIDESYKISDKAATGWHGLHSYFEKALGTPSGQKLRDFYVQTDKQVRDIHAEARRLADLKSGKTTHEGEAPAAGAEASGAVPAAAAPAAPAAPAAPAEPAPAASQPAGTAAPAEPKA
- a CDS encoding uncharacterized protein (predicted protein), translated to MLGRQPRQSVFKKEISKQAGNYLRSGFHTHSTNSRMLHRSRAHLSRPKMFCHMAKQYNSPPSTLYTRNNKSKTPKMSAPNSGRQSPPPEKQTGAQQQDPVASGHTQHGIHGDSKGASEDTKLHGLESNPKHPLEDIEAKKFEKGTGN
- a CDS encoding putative nonsense-mediated mRNA decay protein (Nmd5) (nuclear transport receptor RANBP7/RANBP8 (importin beta superfamily)), with product MDVTALRDRIQSTLDPNADNRRQAEIDLKYAETQPGFINALLDILQGEQNNAVQLSAGVYLKNRITRGWSSVEENPQRTPIPEGEKPGFRERLIPALVSTPPNVRAQLVPLLQKILQHDFPEHWPSFLDITLQLLGTNDASSVYAGLQCLLAICRVYRFKAGEKREEFDKIVEHTFPQLLNIGLKLVDEESLEAAEMLRIVVKSYKHAIYFELSPFLQTHQATVDWCTLFLRIIAKDPPANSMLESKEERELNHWWKCKKWSYANLNRLFIRYGNPTTMTKSSTPDYTQYAKNFIATFAPEILKGYLQEIDKWVSKGQWLSNPALAYTLVYMEECVKPKAMWDHLKPHMDNLIAHFIFPILCQSDEDIELFQTDPSEYLHRKLNYYEEVSAPDVAATNFLVALTKNRKKQTFSILTFVNGVVSKYEAAPDDQKLPREKEGALRMIGSLASVILGKKSPIADQVEYFFVRHVFPEFRSPHGFLRARACDTLEKFEQLDFQDPNNLMIIYRNILESMTDPELPVRVEAALALQPLIRHDIIRTSMQQNIPQIMQQLLKLANEVDVDALANVMEDFVEVFSAELTPFAVALSEQLRDTYMRIVGELLERNAAKGDDEYGDFLDDKSITALGVLQTIGTLILTLESTPDVLLHLETILMPVISITLENKLYDLYNEIFEIIDSCTFASKSISPTMWQAFELIHKTFKAGAELYLEDMLPALDNYVAYGSQMMVQNPAYLAAVVSMVEDIFRDEKVGGVDRICGCKLAETVMLNLRGGIDQYIPLFIELPMRVLDADEAKTKSYRIHLIEMVINAIYYNPVLSLQVLEAKGWTNKFFSAWFSNIDNFRRVHDKKLSIAAISSLLTLNAGDVPASVQQGWPRLLQGVTRLFQTLPAALKNREDATKESDFTFDDEDDEGDEDNDWDGEIEWTDQDETEGGPEGDVQDESAAYLDFLNKEAQKFGSFADDDEDDLDEESLLETPLDKIEPYGLFKHVFMGLQQEQPQLYENLTKILNAEEQQVLQAVFHEADAKALAAANAEAAAAGIQTNGN